The following proteins come from a genomic window of Excalfactoria chinensis isolate bCotChi1 chromosome 6, bCotChi1.hap2, whole genome shotgun sequence:
- the LOC140253804 gene encoding uncharacterized protein isoform X2, with the protein MNTFRGRGGGVGVVARVPRGTRKRGERRGAGLERPVHVGIIAGGVRRRPGPRSVEMGVHASKRSFSASVVCSSRRFVTGDREEREASGARLQLRGLEDCRVVESCGPGILKLGPQHSQWNNHHKATEAREPNSRIFSFTSARERNSRIFSFTSRSVAEHRLRQGGRRGAGERAVRREGRPRESPSG; encoded by the exons ATGAATACGTTCCGGGGACGAGGCGGCGGAGTCGGTGTTGTGGCGAGAGTTCCTCGAGGGACGCGGAAACGAGGGGAACGCCGAGGAGCGGGGCTCGAGCGGCCGGTCCATGTGGGTATCATTGCCGGGGGCGTCCGTCGCAGGCCGGGACCGAGAAGCGTGGAAATGGGCGTGCACGCGTCCAAAAGGAGCTTCTCGGCTTCAGTCGTTTGTTCTAGCCGTAGGTTT GTGACAGGAGACCGGGAGGAGCGCGAGGCCTCCGGAGCTCGTCTTCAATTGCGA ggaCTGGAGGACTGCAGG GTTGTGGAGTCCTGTGGTCCCGGGATACTTAAGTTGGGCCCGCAGCATTCGCAATGGAATAACCATCACAAAGCCACGGAAGCAAGGGAGCcgaacagcaggattttttctttcacatcggCAAGGGAGaggaacagcaggattttttctttcacatcgcGTTCTGTAGCGGAGCATCGGCTTCGACAGGGAGGACGGAGGGGAGCAGGGGAGCGAGCCGTCAGACGAGAAGGTCGGCCACGCGAAAGCCCGTCGGGATGA
- the LOC140253804 gene encoding uncharacterized protein isoform X4, whose protein sequence is MNTFRGRGGGVGVVARVPRGTRKRGERRGAGLERPVHVTGDREEREASGARLQLRGLEDCRVKTIGAAFGKREKDGRQNYRFSLSRQVVESCGPGILKLGPQHSQWNNHHKATEAREPNSRIFSFTSARERNSRIFSFTSRSVAEHRLRQGGRRGAGERAVRREGRPRESPSG, encoded by the exons ATGAATACGTTCCGGGGACGAGGCGGCGGAGTCGGTGTTGTGGCGAGAGTTCCTCGAGGGACGCGGAAACGAGGGGAACGCCGAGGAGCGGGGCTCGAGCGGCCGGTCCAT GTGACAGGAGACCGGGAGGAGCGCGAGGCCTCCGGAGCTCGTCTTCAATTGCGA ggaCTGGAGGACTGCAGGGTAAAGACGATCGGCGCAGCTTTTGGGAAGCGTGAGAAGGACGGCCGGCAGAACTACAGGTTTTCACTCTCCAGACAGGTTGTGGAGTCCTGTGGTCCCGGGATACTTAAGTTGGGCCCGCAGCATTCGCAATGGAATAACCATCACAAAGCCACGGAAGCAAGGGAGCcgaacagcaggattttttctttcacatcggCAAGGGAGaggaacagcaggattttttctttcacatcgcGTTCTGTAGCGGAGCATCGGCTTCGACAGGGAGGACGGAGGGGAGCAGGGGAGCGAGCCGTCAGACGAGAAGGTCGGCCACGCGAAAGCCCGTCGGGATGA
- the LOC140253804 gene encoding uncharacterized protein isoform X1: MNTFRGRGGGVGVVARVPRGTRKRGERRGAGLERPVHVGIIAGGVRRRPGPRSVEMGVHASKRSFSASVVCSSRRFVTGDREEREASGARLQLRGLEDCRVKTIGAAFGKREKDGRQNYRFSLSRQVVESCGPGILKLGPQHSQWNNHHKATEAREPNSRIFSFTSARERNSRIFSFTSRSVAEHRLRQGGRRGAGERAVRREGRPRESPSG, translated from the exons ATGAATACGTTCCGGGGACGAGGCGGCGGAGTCGGTGTTGTGGCGAGAGTTCCTCGAGGGACGCGGAAACGAGGGGAACGCCGAGGAGCGGGGCTCGAGCGGCCGGTCCATGTGGGTATCATTGCCGGGGGCGTCCGTCGCAGGCCGGGACCGAGAAGCGTGGAAATGGGCGTGCACGCGTCCAAAAGGAGCTTCTCGGCTTCAGTCGTTTGTTCTAGCCGTAGGTTT GTGACAGGAGACCGGGAGGAGCGCGAGGCCTCCGGAGCTCGTCTTCAATTGCGA ggaCTGGAGGACTGCAGGGTAAAGACGATCGGCGCAGCTTTTGGGAAGCGTGAGAAGGACGGCCGGCAGAACTACAGGTTTTCACTCTCCAGACAGGTTGTGGAGTCCTGTGGTCCCGGGATACTTAAGTTGGGCCCGCAGCATTCGCAATGGAATAACCATCACAAAGCCACGGAAGCAAGGGAGCcgaacagcaggattttttctttcacatcggCAAGGGAGaggaacagcaggattttttctttcacatcgcGTTCTGTAGCGGAGCATCGGCTTCGACAGGGAGGACGGAGGGGAGCAGGGGAGCGAGCCGTCAGACGAGAAGGTCGGCCACGCGAAAGCCCGTCGGGATGA
- the LOC140253804 gene encoding uncharacterized protein isoform X3, whose amino-acid sequence MWVSLPGASVAGRDREAWKWACTRPKGASRLQSFVLAVTGDREEREASGARLQLRGLEDCRVKTIGAAFGKREKDGRQNYRFSLSRQVVESCGPGILKLGPQHSQWNNHHKATEAREPNSRIFSFTSARERNSRIFSFTSRSVAEHRLRQGGRRGAGERAVRREGRPRESPSG is encoded by the exons ATGTGGGTATCATTGCCGGGGGCGTCCGTCGCAGGCCGGGACCGAGAAGCGTGGAAATGGGCGTGCACGCGTCCAAAAGGAGCTTCTCGGCTTCAGTCGTTTGTTCTAGCC GTGACAGGAGACCGGGAGGAGCGCGAGGCCTCCGGAGCTCGTCTTCAATTGCGA ggaCTGGAGGACTGCAGGGTAAAGACGATCGGCGCAGCTTTTGGGAAGCGTGAGAAGGACGGCCGGCAGAACTACAGGTTTTCACTCTCCAGACAGGTTGTGGAGTCCTGTGGTCCCGGGATACTTAAGTTGGGCCCGCAGCATTCGCAATGGAATAACCATCACAAAGCCACGGAAGCAAGGGAGCcgaacagcaggattttttctttcacatcggCAAGGGAGaggaacagcaggattttttctttcacatcgcGTTCTGTAGCGGAGCATCGGCTTCGACAGGGAGGACGGAGGGGAGCAGGGGAGCGAGCCGTCAGACGAGAAGGTCGGCCACGCGAAAGCCCGTCGGGATGA